A single region of the Phycisphaerae bacterium RAS1 genome encodes:
- the pulG_2 gene encoding Type II secretion system protein G precursor, translated as MLKKKAAFTLIELLVVVAIIALLISILLPSLSRARELAKRSVCASNMRGLAQGATIYSNDNEEYFPTSNFQAPTGSISTNTHSVSFETRLSVMYTDARSGISVTDVHASRSMFLLVITGASTPKQFTCPSSGDAEDDLRNRNGTTQIASQPGVNRFDFRGYPLLSYAYQMPFGKRGKPRTDLDPRMAIMADKGPYFDSQGENPSDGSNPDAVVPSLMAPDFGSTNAADILRVSTDRWRPYNSRNHSGEGQTIAYADGHADFQKKPIAGVNNDNIYTETQTITDLHTSLLGIRPRNQRGPLHDTDNILIP; from the coding sequence GTGCTCAAGAAGAAGGCGGCCTTTACGCTGATCGAACTACTCGTCGTAGTTGCGATCATCGCCCTGCTGATCTCGATTCTGCTGCCGAGCTTGTCTCGCGCGCGTGAACTGGCCAAGCGCTCGGTTTGCGCCTCGAACATGCGCGGCCTGGCGCAGGGCGCCACGATCTACTCGAACGACAACGAAGAGTACTTCCCGACGTCGAATTTCCAGGCTCCGACCGGCTCGATCTCGACCAACACGCACAGCGTGAGTTTCGAGACCCGGCTGAGCGTGATGTACACGGACGCACGCTCGGGCATCTCGGTGACCGACGTTCACGCCAGCCGCTCGATGTTCCTGCTGGTCATCACCGGCGCGTCGACTCCCAAGCAGTTCACCTGCCCCAGCTCGGGCGACGCCGAAGACGACCTGCGCAACCGCAACGGCACCACGCAGATCGCCTCGCAGCCGGGCGTGAACCGCTTCGACTTCCGCGGCTACCCGCTGCTGAGCTACGCCTACCAGATGCCGTTCGGCAAGCGCGGCAAGCCGCGCACGGACCTCGATCCGCGCATGGCGATCATGGCGGACAAGGGCCCGTACTTTGATTCGCAGGGCGAGAATCCCTCGGATGGCTCGAACCCGGACGCGGTGGTCCCCAGCCTGATGGCCCCGGACTTCGGCTCGACCAACGCGGCCGACATCCTGCGCGTCTCGACCGACCGCTGGCGGCCCTACAACAGCCGCAACCACAGCGGTGAAGGCCAGACCATCGCTTACGCCGATGGCCACGCCGACTTCCAGAAGAAGCCGATTGCCGGCGTGAACAACGACAACATCTACACCGAGACGCAGACGATCACGGATCTGCACACGTCGCTGCTGGGCATCCGTCCGCGCAACCAGCGCGGCCCGCTGCACGACACCGACAACATCCTGATTCCGTAG
- the soxA gene encoding Monomeric sarcosine oxidase: protein MDSYDVIVIGLGAMGSAALCELARRGHRVLGLEQFSPAHDRGSSHGQTRIIRKAYFEHPDYVPLLHQAYALWSDLEKEVGQRLLHRVGLLLAGPADGEIIAGTRAAAQIHSLPIQALTPAETIERFPGLRVDPEHVALFEEDAGYLRPEACIRAFLEVAQRGGAATLFNTPVIGWSVEGTGASVATANADYRASRLVICGGAWAGRLLADLRAPLEIRRKMQMWFACDDALYAESRGFPVFGYHTVGCFYYGFPAIESGRMKIAEHLERTLVGDPDEPGRELRPADVAHMAPFIERHLPGATDQVVASSVCMYTMTPDGHFIIDRHPKHAGVFVAAGFSGHGFKFAPLIGSVLADLAETGRSAAPIGFLSLQRLSER from the coding sequence ATGGATTCCTACGACGTCATCGTCATCGGCCTGGGGGCGATGGGATCGGCGGCTCTTTGCGAGCTTGCCCGCCGCGGCCACCGTGTGCTCGGGTTGGAGCAGTTCTCGCCGGCCCACGACCGCGGCAGCTCGCACGGCCAGACGCGGATCATCCGCAAGGCGTACTTCGAGCATCCCGACTACGTTCCGCTGCTGCACCAGGCTTATGCGCTCTGGTCGGACCTGGAGAAGGAAGTCGGCCAGCGGCTGCTGCACCGGGTCGGCCTGCTTCTGGCCGGGCCGGCCGACGGCGAGATCATCGCGGGCACACGCGCCGCGGCGCAGATTCACTCCCTGCCGATTCAGGCGCTGACGCCTGCGGAGACCATCGAGCGCTTTCCCGGCCTGCGCGTCGACCCTGAGCATGTGGCGCTCTTCGAGGAAGACGCCGGCTACTTGCGCCCCGAGGCCTGCATCCGGGCGTTCCTGGAAGTGGCGCAGCGAGGCGGCGCGGCGACGCTCTTCAACACGCCCGTGATCGGCTGGTCGGTCGAGGGAACCGGCGCGAGCGTCGCCACCGCCAACGCCGACTACCGTGCTTCTCGGCTCGTCATCTGCGGCGGGGCGTGGGCCGGGCGGCTGCTGGCCGACCTGCGAGCGCCGCTCGAAATCCGGCGGAAGATGCAGATGTGGTTCGCCTGCGACGATGCGCTGTACGCCGAGTCGCGCGGCTTTCCCGTCTTCGGCTATCACACGGTGGGCTGCTTCTACTATGGCTTTCCGGCGATCGAGAGCGGGAGGATGAAGATCGCCGAGCACCTGGAACGGACGTTGGTGGGCGACCCGGACGAGCCGGGCCGCGAGCTGCGGCCGGCCGACGTTGCGCACATGGCGCCGTTCATCGAGCGACACCTGCCCGGCGCGACCGACCAAGTCGTCGCGTCATCGGTCTGCATGTACACGATGACCCCCGACGGCCATTTCATCATCGACCGCCATCCGAAGCACGCAGGCGTGTTCGTCGCGGCCGGCTTCAGCGGACATGGGTTCAAGTTTGCGCCGCTGATCGGCAGCGTGCTCGCCGATCTTGCGGAGACCGGCCGTAGTGCGGCGCCGATTGGGTTCCTATCGTTACAGCGCCTGTCGGAACGCTGA
- the steT_1 gene encoding Serine/threonine exchanger SteT, which produces MDAPRITIELGDGGLQRALGTPAATAFVIGNMVGAGIWTVPALVHVSTGNPSVSLLIWLGGGLLALCGALSYAELGARLPLAGGDYQYLSRCWGPMTGFIGGWITLLAGFSASIASVSLVCVSYAHAVFGYSPTPVALRFWAILLMAGLTVYHAAGIRASGGLQTALSVGALGTILLLLVAGFSGGNGDWRWLSVTSKPTGHFGTALIEASFAYSGWNAAAYLAGETRDAPRTLPRALIGGTILVTAAYFGLNVLFFYAVPPGQWTAETAVGTVAAMQLFGKSGASVISLIIAFIIIGATSAMIAAGPRILFAMARDGVAPHVLAGLGTHTHAPARALYVQGGAAILLALSGAFDTLITYIGAALSILSAVAVAGLFILRKRPGGHDRSGFRVPGFPVIPAIYIGGVGLSLFWSLGERPYPTVAAIASIALAASCYVLFSVMGWMRVRRAV; this is translated from the coding sequence ATGGACGCTCCGCGAATCACAATTGAACTCGGCGACGGCGGATTGCAGCGCGCCCTGGGCACGCCCGCCGCCACCGCGTTCGTCATCGGCAACATGGTCGGGGCCGGCATCTGGACCGTCCCGGCGCTGGTGCACGTCTCCACCGGCAACCCGTCCGTTTCGCTTCTGATCTGGCTCGGCGGCGGTCTGCTGGCCCTGTGCGGAGCGCTCAGCTACGCGGAGCTGGGGGCGCGCCTGCCGCTGGCCGGCGGCGACTACCAGTATCTCTCGCGCTGCTGGGGGCCGATGACCGGTTTCATCGGCGGCTGGATCACGTTGCTGGCCGGCTTCTCCGCGTCCATCGCCTCAGTCTCGCTGGTCTGCGTGTCCTATGCGCACGCCGTCTTCGGATACTCGCCGACGCCCGTTGCGCTGCGCTTCTGGGCGATCCTCCTCATGGCGGGCCTGACGGTCTATCACGCCGCCGGCATCCGCGCCAGCGGCGGGCTGCAGACCGCGCTCTCGGTCGGCGCACTGGGCACGATTCTGCTTCTCCTGGTCGCCGGGTTCTCCGGCGGAAACGGAGACTGGCGCTGGCTTTCGGTTACCAGCAAGCCGACCGGACACTTCGGCACGGCCTTGATCGAGGCCAGCTTCGCCTACAGCGGCTGGAACGCGGCCGCCTATCTTGCCGGCGAAACGCGCGACGCACCGCGAACACTGCCCCGGGCGCTGATCGGCGGGACGATCCTGGTCACGGCGGCGTATTTCGGGCTGAACGTCCTCTTCTTCTACGCCGTTCCGCCCGGCCAATGGACCGCCGAGACGGCCGTGGGCACGGTCGCCGCGATGCAACTGTTCGGGAAGAGCGGGGCGTCGGTGATCAGCCTGATCATCGCGTTCATCATCATCGGTGCGACGAGTGCGATGATCGCCGCCGGTCCGCGGATTCTCTTCGCCATGGCCCGCGACGGCGTGGCCCCGCACGTGCTCGCCGGCCTCGGCACGCACACGCACGCACCGGCGCGGGCGCTTTATGTGCAGGGCGGGGCCGCGATCCTGCTGGCCTTGTCAGGCGCGTTCGACACGCTCATTACCTACATCGGCGCGGCGCTGTCGATCCTCTCGGCGGTCGCGGTCGCAGGACTTTTTATTCTGCGCAAACGCCCCGGCGGACACGACCGATCCGGCTTTCGCGTTCCAGGATTCCCGGTCATTCCGGCGATCTACATCGGAGGCGTCGGGCTGTCGCTGTTCTGGTCATTGGGCGAGCGCCCTTACCCGACCGTGGCGGCCATCGCGTCCATCGCGCTGGCGGCCAGTTGCTACGTTTTGTTCAGCGTCATGGGATGGATGCGCGTTCGGCGGGCGGTTTGA
- the cdsA gene encoding Phosphatidate cytidylyltransferase: MLRLRLIFGLSLSAAIIALLLLDGHFAAQPHPRHPIQFMNLDLNLFLYNGLLSTLCVLALTLFTARELLRFAGYLGYRPFGFSVMLFSTLMVTGPYFAFNIERAWGSHDESWAMLAIAVALGVTFFLQAVRRGTQQVMINLAMTTFILVYTGGLAGYMTKLRMEVGGQAGVAVLLFSNFIVKMTDTGAFFVGRIAGRHKMIEWLSPKKTWEGFVGGLAVATALSLLIGPLLQRGGLLARDGAPLMRAEWLAWPWGFLLFGLLMGVASVAGDLCASLLKRDAAVKDSGTSLPGLGGVLDVMDSPLLAAPVAWFFWTRLAAFG; the protein is encoded by the coding sequence ATGCTACGACTCCGGCTGATCTTCGGCCTCTCGCTGTCGGCGGCGATCATTGCGCTGCTGCTGCTGGACGGGCACTTCGCGGCCCAGCCCCATCCGCGCCATCCGATCCAGTTCATGAACCTGGATCTGAATCTGTTCCTCTACAACGGGCTGCTTTCGACGCTCTGCGTGCTGGCGCTGACGCTCTTCACCGCACGCGAACTGCTTCGTTTCGCGGGCTATCTCGGCTACCGGCCGTTCGGCTTTTCGGTCATGCTCTTTTCGACGCTGATGGTGACGGGCCCCTACTTCGCGTTCAACATCGAGCGAGCCTGGGGCTCGCACGACGAATCCTGGGCGATGCTCGCCATCGCGGTGGCCCTGGGGGTGACGTTCTTCCTGCAGGCGGTCCGCCGCGGCACGCAACAGGTGATGATCAACCTGGCGATGACGACGTTCATTCTCGTCTACACCGGCGGGCTGGCGGGGTACATGACCAAGCTGCGCATGGAGGTCGGCGGCCAGGCGGGTGTGGCCGTCCTGCTTTTCAGTAACTTCATCGTGAAGATGACCGATACCGGGGCCTTCTTCGTGGGCCGGATCGCCGGCCGTCACAAGATGATCGAGTGGCTCAGCCCCAAGAAGACCTGGGAGGGCTTCGTCGGCGGGCTGGCGGTGGCGACGGCGCTCTCCCTTCTGATCGGGCCGCTCCTGCAACGCGGCGGGCTGCTGGCGCGAGACGGCGCTCCGCTGATGCGGGCGGAATGGCTGGCGTGGCCGTGGGGCTTCCTGCTGTTCGGGCTGCTGATGGGCGTGGCTTCCGTCGCCGGCGACCTGTGCGCCTCGCTGTTGAAACGCGATGCGGCGGTGAAGGACTCGGGTACGTCGCTGCCGGGACTGGGAGGCGTGCTCGATGTCATGGACTCGCCGCTGCTGGCGGCGCCGGTGGCGTGGTTCTTCTGGACGCGGCTGGCGGCGTTTGGTTGA
- a CDS encoding Decaprenyl diphosphate synthase-like protein: protein MPTLSALDSLETLGLPRGALPAHVAVIMDGNGRWAQQRGLPRIQGHRQGAAAVRETVTQAARLGIGCLTLYSFSLENWRRPKLEVDALMALYAEFLVAERRQIMDNDVRVVQVGRRQGLPAEVLRELDQTVSLSAGNRGLRLCLALNYGSRAEIVDAVRAIAGRVQRGELAPEQIDEALLSGSLYTAGLPDPDLLIRTAGEMRVSNFLLWQISYAELYVTPVLWPDFSAADLNEAIRAFGRRERRFGDVGPADGTSMPRVSNAGDTPAPPQSEPQP from the coding sequence ATGCCGACGCTTTCCGCACTGGATTCGCTCGAGACGCTCGGCCTGCCGCGCGGCGCCCTGCCGGCGCACGTGGCCGTCATCATGGATGGCAACGGCCGCTGGGCGCAGCAGCGCGGCCTGCCGCGCATCCAGGGCCACCGCCAGGGCGCGGCCGCCGTGCGCGAGACGGTGACGCAGGCGGCGCGCCTGGGGATCGGCTGCCTGACGCTGTACAGCTTCAGCCTTGAAAACTGGAGGCGGCCCAAGCTGGAAGTCGATGCGCTAATGGCGCTCTATGCCGAGTTCCTGGTCGCCGAGCGGCGGCAGATCATGGACAACGACGTGCGCGTGGTGCAGGTAGGCCGGCGCCAGGGGCTGCCGGCTGAGGTGCTGCGCGAGCTGGATCAGACGGTCTCCCTGAGCGCGGGCAACCGCGGCTTGCGGCTGTGCCTGGCGCTCAATTACGGCTCACGGGCCGAGATCGTCGACGCGGTTCGCGCCATCGCCGGGCGCGTGCAGCGCGGCGAGCTCGCGCCGGAGCAGATCGACGAAGCGCTGCTGAGCGGCTCGCTTTACACCGCCGGACTGCCCGACCCGGACCTGCTGATCCGCACCGCGGGCGAGATGCGCGTCAGCAACTTCCTGCTGTGGCAGATCAGCTATGCCGAGTTGTACGTGACGCCCGTTCTCTGGCCGGATTTTTCGGCGGCGGACCTGAACGAGGCGATTCGCGCGTTTGGCCGGCGCGAGCGGCGCTTTGGCGATGTCGGACCCGCGGACGGGACGAGCATGCCGCGCGTGTCGAATGCGGGCGACACGCCCGCACCACCTCAATCCGAGCCGCAACCGTGA
- the purA gene encoding Adenylosuccinate synthetase — MGSAARMDFSKLGHTCVIGLQWGDEGKGKIVDLLMEHFDLSVRYSGGANAGHTVVIGGDKFALHQLPSGILRKNVLAIIAVGAVLDPGVLLGEIASLRQRGIDITPERLRISDRAHVVFPYHRREDMLAEQTARAGDKLGTTARGIGPCYADKVSRHWGVRTCDLLRPDHLRERLATIVAYKNAVFRSAYESREVFDAQVLADEYLALGEQLRPYICDTTALLHREMKAGRRVLFEGAQGSLLDIDHGTYPYVTSSSAAGGGVSSGAGVPPSVIQSSLGVVKAYSTRVGAGPFPTELADVTGDTIRTRGHEFGTTTGRPRRCGWFDAVAASYAAMLAGPTHLAILHLDTLSGFAEIDVCVAYRRKGRLLNEFPADAYDFSEIEPVYETAPGWAADLGACRSVGDLPREARDYVTLISRRLNVPVGIIGVGPGREQTIFVEEL; from the coding sequence ATGGGAAGCGCGGCGCGCATGGACTTCAGCAAGCTCGGACATACCTGCGTCATCGGCCTGCAATGGGGCGACGAAGGCAAGGGCAAGATCGTCGATCTGCTGATGGAGCATTTCGACCTGTCGGTCCGCTACAGCGGCGGCGCCAACGCTGGGCACACGGTGGTCATCGGCGGTGATAAGTTCGCGCTGCACCAGCTTCCCAGCGGCATCCTGCGGAAAAACGTGCTCGCGATCATTGCGGTCGGCGCCGTGCTGGACCCGGGGGTCCTGCTGGGCGAAATCGCCTCGCTGCGGCAGCGCGGCATCGACATCACGCCCGAGCGGCTGCGGATCAGCGACCGGGCGCACGTGGTGTTCCCGTATCACCGCCGCGAGGACATGCTGGCCGAGCAGACCGCCCGTGCGGGCGACAAGCTGGGCACGACCGCGCGCGGCATCGGCCCGTGCTACGCCGACAAGGTGTCGCGGCACTGGGGCGTACGCACCTGCGACCTCTTGCGCCCGGATCATCTCCGCGAGCGGCTGGCGACGATCGTGGCTTACAAGAACGCCGTCTTTCGCTCGGCCTACGAGAGCCGCGAGGTCTTCGACGCGCAGGTGCTGGCGGATGAGTACCTGGCGCTGGGCGAGCAACTGCGGCCCTACATCTGCGATACGACGGCGCTGCTGCATCGCGAAATGAAGGCCGGGCGGCGGGTGCTGTTCGAGGGGGCGCAGGGCAGCTTGCTCGATATCGACCACGGCACTTATCCGTATGTCACCAGCTCCAGCGCGGCGGGAGGCGGCGTCTCCAGCGGCGCAGGAGTTCCGCCGTCGGTGATCCAGTCGTCGCTCGGCGTCGTGAAGGCCTACTCGACCCGCGTCGGAGCCGGTCCTTTTCCGACCGAACTGGCGGATGTCACCGGCGACACCATTCGCACCCGCGGCCACGAATTCGGAACGACGACCGGCCGGCCGCGGCGCTGCGGCTGGTTCGATGCTGTGGCGGCTTCCTACGCCGCGATGCTGGCGGGGCCGACGCACCTGGCGATCCTGCACCTGGACACGCTTTCAGGCTTCGCGGAGATCGACGTATGCGTGGCGTATCGGCGGAAAGGCAGGCTGCTGAACGAGTTTCCGGCGGATGCGTACGACTTCTCAGAGATCGAGCCGGTCTACGAGACGGCGCCCGGCTGGGCGGCCGACCTGGGCGCGTGCCGCAGCGTCGGCGATCTGCCGCGTGAAGCGCGGGATTACGTGACGCTGATCAGTCGCCGGCTGAATGTGCCGGTGGGCATCATCGGCGTTGGTCCCGGGCGTGAGCAGACGATTTTTGTCGAGGAACTGTAG
- the steT_2 gene encoding Serine/threonine exchanger SteT, producing the protein MASLPRTENPFAPASSAPGAAHLVRGLGPFAATMLIVGSVIGSGIFVAPSLMATYLASPGLLMGLWILGGLLTLSGALACAELAAAFPRAGGQYVFLSEAFGPLWGFLYGWTFLLAINTGFIAAVGVAFAIYLGVFIPSISETRVLFSLAGKSFSTAQAVGLVVIAALTWLNVRGLREGAIVQNLFTIAKISAVAVLVVMALALAGGSLSHFSPIASTQLGPEGLKLGLFAAIAVAMSKALFAYDAWNSVTFAAEEIKDPQKNMPRALILGTLLITAVYCSAVAVYLYMVPIGEMGSVTGNRIAAETSRRLMGPAGETFIAIAIMVSTFGCVNGLILSGARVVYAMARDRLFFPSAAAVHPTHRTPANALMLQGAIAAVLTLTGSYSDLLTLTAFSSLMFNVLCVVGLFVLRARRPELPRPFRAWGYPLLPALYVAVALFFLCYILIGDPRNSGLGLVLTAVGLPAYVYWNAGRPAAQRLEA; encoded by the coding sequence GTGGCTTCCCTTCCACGCACTGAAAACCCCTTTGCCCCCGCGTCCAGCGCGCCGGGCGCCGCGCACCTGGTGCGCGGGCTCGGACCGTTCGCTGCCACGATGCTGATCGTCGGCAGCGTCATCGGATCTGGCATTTTTGTCGCGCCGTCGCTGATGGCGACCTACCTCGCATCGCCGGGCCTGCTGATGGGTTTGTGGATTCTCGGCGGGCTGCTGACGCTCTCCGGGGCACTGGCGTGCGCGGAGCTGGCGGCCGCCTTTCCCCGCGCCGGCGGCCAGTACGTCTTTCTCTCCGAAGCGTTCGGACCGCTCTGGGGGTTCCTTTACGGCTGGACGTTTCTCCTGGCGATCAACACCGGCTTCATCGCCGCCGTCGGCGTCGCCTTCGCGATTTACCTGGGCGTCTTCATTCCCTCGATCAGTGAGACGCGCGTTCTGTTCAGTCTGGCCGGGAAGTCATTTTCCACCGCCCAGGCCGTCGGGTTGGTCGTCATCGCCGCGCTGACCTGGCTGAATGTCCGCGGTCTGCGCGAAGGGGCGATCGTCCAGAATCTTTTCACGATCGCAAAAATCTCCGCCGTGGCGGTGCTGGTCGTCATGGCGCTGGCGCTGGCGGGCGGTTCGCTCAGCCATTTTTCCCCCATCGCCTCGACTCAGCTCGGGCCTGAAGGGCTGAAGCTGGGCCTCTTCGCCGCAATCGCCGTGGCGATGAGCAAGGCGCTTTTCGCGTACGACGCGTGGAATTCCGTCACGTTCGCGGCCGAGGAAATCAAGGACCCGCAGAAGAACATGCCGCGGGCGCTGATCCTCGGCACGCTGCTCATCACCGCCGTCTACTGCTCGGCCGTCGCGGTCTATCTCTACATGGTGCCGATCGGCGAAATGGGGAGCGTCACCGGCAACCGGATTGCGGCGGAAACATCCCGGCGACTGATGGGGCCGGCGGGCGAGACGTTCATCGCGATCGCGATCATGGTCTCGACCTTCGGCTGCGTGAACGGGCTGATCCTCTCGGGGGCGCGCGTGGTCTACGCCATGGCCCGCGACCGGCTTTTCTTCCCCAGCGCGGCCGCCGTACATCCGACGCATCGCACGCCCGCCAACGCGCTGATGCTGCAGGGGGCGATCGCGGCGGTGCTGACGCTGACCGGCAGCTACAGCGACCTGCTGACGCTGACGGCGTTTTCGTCGCTGATGTTCAACGTCCTGTGCGTCGTGGGCCTGTTCGTGCTGCGCGCCCGCCGGCCGGAGTTGCCGCGGCCCTTCCGGGCGTGGGGTTATCCGCTGCTGCCGGCGCTTTACGTGGCGGTGGCGCTCTTTTTCTTGTGCTACATTCTGATCGGCGATCCGCGCAATTCGGGATTGGGTCTGGTTCTCACGGCAGTCGGTCTGCCGGCCTATGTCTATTGGAACGCCGGCCGTCCGGCTGCACAGCGTCTGGAGGCATGA
- the yhdG_1 gene encoding putative amino acid permease YhdG: MASPLFARKPLSLLLKEMEGADRLKRVLGPVSLTALGVGAVIGAGIFVATGKAASTTAGPSLMVSYLFVGLTCIFAALCYAEFASMAPIAGSAYTYAYATLGELFAWIIGWDLILEYAVGSATVANGWSSYFQTVLKKFSITLPEAIQGAALKYNETSGHFEWTNSFINLPAVIIVAIVTIVLVKGISESANFNAIMVAIKVSAVLFVIMVGAFYVNPENWKPFAPFGWTGISFFGYHLAGQQTPAGDPLGMLAGASIIFFAYIGFDAVSTQAEEARRPERDVPIGIIASLLICTVLYVGVVAVLTGMVPYQKIDINAGVATAFSQAGMPWAEFIIAAAGVAGITSVLLVMMLSAPRVFLAMARDGLVPKAFFSAIHPKFKTPWKSSIAIGIFVGIMAGLLPIDALLHLTNIGTMFAFVIVCAAILVMRRTDPDAKRPFRCPLVPVVPILGILCCLLLMFSLPAANWYRLFGWLALGLVIYFSYSRYNSVMAKQRAAA, translated from the coding sequence ATGGCTAGTCCGCTTTTCGCCCGCAAACCGCTGAGCCTGCTGCTGAAGGAAATGGAGGGCGCCGACCGGCTGAAACGCGTGCTGGGGCCGGTGTCGTTGACGGCCCTGGGCGTCGGCGCGGTGATCGGGGCCGGCATCTTTGTGGCGACGGGCAAGGCGGCGAGTACCACGGCCGGCCCCTCGCTCATGGTGTCGTACCTGTTCGTTGGTCTGACCTGTATATTCGCGGCACTTTGCTACGCGGAGTTCGCCTCGATGGCGCCGATCGCGGGCAGCGCGTACACGTATGCCTACGCAACGCTCGGTGAGTTATTCGCATGGATCATCGGTTGGGATTTGATACTCGAGTACGCGGTGGGCTCAGCCACCGTCGCCAACGGATGGTCGTCCTACTTTCAAACGGTGCTCAAGAAATTCAGCATCACTCTTCCTGAAGCCATACAGGGGGCCGCGCTGAAATACAACGAGACGAGCGGCCATTTCGAATGGACGAATTCCTTCATCAACTTGCCCGCTGTGATCATCGTCGCCATCGTGACGATCGTGCTGGTCAAGGGCATCAGCGAAAGCGCCAATTTCAACGCGATCATGGTCGCGATAAAGGTCAGCGCCGTGCTGTTTGTCATCATGGTCGGTGCGTTCTACGTCAACCCCGAAAACTGGAAGCCGTTCGCTCCGTTCGGTTGGACCGGAATCTCTTTCTTCGGATATCACCTCGCCGGACAACAAACGCCGGCCGGCGATCCGCTTGGCATGCTGGCTGGAGCGTCGATCATCTTCTTCGCCTACATCGGATTCGATGCGGTCTCGACGCAGGCGGAAGAAGCCCGCCGCCCCGAACGCGACGTGCCCATAGGAATCATCGCGTCACTTCTGATTTGCACCGTTCTGTACGTCGGCGTCGTCGCCGTGCTCACCGGCATGGTGCCTTACCAGAAAATCGACATCAACGCCGGTGTCGCCACCGCGTTCAGCCAGGCCGGCATGCCATGGGCTGAGTTTATCATCGCCGCGGCCGGCGTCGCGGGCATCACATCCGTCTTGCTGGTGATGATGCTAAGCGCTCCGCGCGTGTTCCTGGCGATGGCCCGCGACGGACTGGTGCCCAAGGCCTTCTTTTCAGCGATTCACCCGAAGTTCAAAACGCCCTGGAAAAGCTCGATCGCCATCGGCATCTTCGTTGGAATCATGGCCGGCCTGCTTCCGATCGACGCCCTGCTGCACCTTACGAATATTGGCACGATGTTTGCGTTCGTCATCGTCTGCGCAGCGATTCTCGTGATGCGCCGCACCGATCCGGATGCGAAGCGTCCGTTCAGGTGCCCGCTGGTTCCCGTGGTGCCGATTCTCGGGATTCTCTGCTGCCTCCTCCTGATGTTCTCACTGCCCGCAGCGAATTGGTACCGCCTCTTCGGCTGGCTCGCGCTGGGCCTAGTGATCTACTTCTCGTACAGCAGATACAACAGCGTCATGGCCAAACAACGCGCCGCGGCGTAA
- the nox gene encoding NADH dehydrogenase: protein MPASTLPYTLPSRDYAWQMQRAAALLDEMNGRRSCRFFSDRPVPRELIESALAVAHTAPSGANRRPWRFVAIDDPALKREIRIAAEAEEKESYEHRMPPEWLDALEPIGTDWRKPFLEIAPWLVVVFRVDWEEAQGRRVKNYYPSESTGIASGFFLMAAHMLGLATLTHTPSPMGFLREICRRPEGEKPYLLIPAGYPADDATVPDLVRKPLAAVLQWNRGDARAAGP from the coding sequence ATGCCCGCGTCCACGCTTCCCTACACGCTGCCGTCGCGCGATTACGCCTGGCAGATGCAGCGCGCCGCGGCCCTGCTCGACGAGATGAACGGCCGGCGGAGTTGCCGATTCTTCTCCGATCGCCCGGTGCCGCGCGAGCTAATCGAATCCGCCCTGGCCGTGGCCCACACCGCCCCCAGCGGTGCCAACCGACGGCCGTGGAGATTCGTCGCGATCGATGATCCGGCCCTGAAGCGGGAGATTCGCATCGCGGCGGAGGCGGAGGAGAAGGAAAGCTACGAGCATCGCATGCCGCCGGAGTGGCTGGACGCGCTCGAGCCGATCGGCACCGACTGGCGCAAGCCGTTCCTGGAAATTGCCCCGTGGCTGGTGGTGGTGTTTCGGGTGGACTGGGAGGAGGCGCAGGGGCGGCGCGTCAAGAACTACTACCCGAGCGAAAGCACCGGCATCGCCAGCGGTTTTTTTCTAATGGCGGCGCACATGCTCGGGCTGGCGACGCTGACGCACACGCCCAGTCCGATGGGTTTCCTGCGCGAGATCTGCCGCCGGCCGGAAGGGGAGAAGCCGTACCTGCTGATTCCGGCGGGCTACCCGGCGGATGATGCGACCGTGCCGGACCTGGTGCGCAAGCCGCTGGCGGCGGTGTTGCAGTGGAATCGGGGCGACGCGCGCGCAGCCGGTCCGTAG